One genomic region from Haloarcula sp. DT43 encodes:
- a CDS encoding CopG family ribbon-helix-helix protein, protein MGVVSISMPDELEERIDTFADEHGYTGRSEVVREAVRNLMGEFEDKRLEDRELMAIVTVLFDYETTTVEEKMMHLRHDHESIVASNFHSHVGDRYCMELFVLEGRLDDISAFVGKVRATKDTLSVDYSVLPVDDINMFT, encoded by the coding sequence ATGGGCGTAGTCAGCATCTCGATGCCGGACGAACTGGAGGAGCGAATCGACACGTTCGCGGACGAACACGGGTACACCGGCCGCAGCGAGGTCGTTCGGGAGGCGGTCCGGAACCTGATGGGCGAGTTCGAGGACAAGCGACTGGAGGACCGCGAACTGATGGCCATCGTCACGGTGCTGTTCGACTACGAGACCACGACGGTCGAGGAGAAGATGATGCATCTCCGCCACGACCACGAGTCAATCGTCGCGTCGAACTTCCACAGTCACGTCGGCGACCGGTACTGTATGGAACTGTTCGTCTTGGAAGGGCGGCTCGATGACATCTCCGCGTTCGTCGGCAAGGTCCGGGCGACGAAGGACACGCTGTCGGTCGATTACTCGGTGCTGCCGGTCGACGACATAAACATGTTCACGTGA